One segment of Dolichospermum sp. DET69 DNA contains the following:
- a CDS encoding Uma2 family endonuclease, with protein MYQSDVNIKPSYEPLPPQETLPTMYDLPSENPEEPGLPDEFHLLQPELLRSTFSPPGYSDDRVFTASDLNLYYDSLHPQWYKRPDWFAVLGVSRFYQETELRLSYVTWQEGTNPFVAIELISPGTENEDLGKNLREVNQPPNKWSVYEQILRIPYYFVYNRYTNEFHCFGLMLNRYQLLPINGLGVWLEEVELGLGLWEGEYQGLTRLWLRWYDRDNNWLPTSTEQEKQRAEQEKQRAEQEKQRADSAELEIARLRQLLREKEIS; from the coding sequence ATGTATCAAAGCGATGTGAATATCAAACCGAGCTATGAGCCGCTACCTCCTCAAGAAACGTTGCCAACAATGTATGATTTACCTAGCGAAAATCCGGAGGAACCAGGTTTGCCCGATGAATTTCACCTATTACAACCAGAACTACTACGTAGTACCTTCAGTCCACCGGGGTATAGCGATGATAGAGTATTTACAGCCAGCGATCTAAACTTATATTATGACTCCTTGCATCCCCAATGGTATAAACGCCCAGATTGGTTTGCAGTTTTAGGAGTATCGCGCTTTTATCAGGAAACAGAATTGCGCTTAAGTTATGTAACATGGCAAGAAGGAACAAATCCTTTTGTGGCTATAGAATTAATATCACCAGGTACAGAAAATGAAGACTTGGGAAAAAATCTCCGGGAAGTGAACCAACCTCCTAATAAGTGGTCAGTATATGAACAAATTCTCAGGATACCCTATTATTTTGTTTATAACCGTTATACAAATGAGTTTCATTGTTTCGGCTTAATGCTCAATCGCTATCAACTTCTACCGATAAATGGACTAGGAGTATGGTTAGAAGAGGTTGAATTAGGTTTAGGACTGTGGGAGGGAGAATATCAAGGATTAACTAGGTTGTGGTTACGTTGGTATGATAGAGATAATAATTGGCTACCTACCTCCACAGAACAGGAAAAACAACGGGCTGAACAAGAAAAACAACGGGCTGAACAGGAAAAACAACGGGCTGATTCTGCTGAATTAGAAATTGCTAGGTTACGACAATTATTACGGGAAAAAGAGATTAGTTAA
- a CDS encoding HAMP domain-containing histidine kinase, translating to MYEWILPSLKEVLSENQSHIPKCSTAKAEQQWRVSLAATENLLLKTLATTLSDTTQGLVLTAPAPLFSHPQLTQQLQTVTFTTRPFNPLALMPFIMPSEMAPNINNIETNTSHNPSFQESILPLLPADPLGAEQFCLIFTDKFRLVLVLAEYEHGKKEFLFSFEPEVVQKAWQSLGARVVLTNPELFADLDIKVQNYPLVAPDYHTIIQFSQLLLQELTITENNPVTHTSSHCSSPTPPPKSPSRSDIELLQAFAHEVRTPLTTIRMMTRLLLKRQDLPVNVISRLEVIDHECTEQIDRMELLFKAAELENLSQPSKFAHSQLTPMCLDEVLQQSIPRWQQAATRRNLTLNVVLPKQLPTVVSNPAMLDRVLTGLIENFTRSLPPGSCIQVQVIPAGDQLKLQLSPQFDCQDKNYKTTPPIRKSLGQLLMFQPETGAISLNMAATKHLFQAIGGKLIVRQRPQYGEVLTIFLPLEVTQQV from the coding sequence GTGTACGAATGGATTTTGCCAAGTCTCAAGGAAGTTTTATCTGAAAATCAATCTCATATCCCTAAATGTTCTACGGCTAAAGCAGAACAGCAATGGCGTGTTAGTCTTGCAGCTACGGAAAACCTGCTGTTGAAAACTTTAGCTACAACTTTATCTGATACTACTCAAGGTTTGGTATTAACTGCACCCGCACCCTTATTTAGTCACCCACAACTAACACAGCAGTTACAAACGGTAACTTTCACAACTAGACCTTTTAACCCTTTGGCGTTGATGCCATTTATTATGCCATCAGAAATGGCACCCAATATAAATAATATAGAAACAAATACTTCTCATAATCCTAGCTTTCAAGAATCTATTTTACCTTTATTACCGGCTGATCCTCTGGGCGCGGAGCAGTTTTGTTTGATATTCACAGATAAATTTAGATTAGTTCTGGTTTTGGCGGAATATGAACATGGTAAAAAAGAGTTTTTGTTTTCTTTTGAACCAGAGGTTGTACAAAAAGCTTGGCAGTCTTTAGGTGCTAGGGTAGTTTTAACTAATCCAGAACTGTTTGCTGATTTAGATATTAAGGTGCAAAATTATCCTTTAGTTGCACCAGATTATCACACTATAATTCAATTTAGTCAGTTATTGCTTCAGGAATTAACTATTACAGAAAATAATCCAGTTACTCATACTTCATCACATTGTTCTTCACCGACTCCACCGCCTAAATCTCCTTCTCGTTCTGATATTGAATTACTCCAAGCCTTTGCCCATGAGGTTCGCACTCCGTTGACAACAATTCGGATGATGACACGGTTATTATTAAAACGTCAAGATTTACCTGTGAATGTGATCAGTCGTTTAGAGGTTATTGATCATGAATGTACTGAGCAAATTGACCGAATGGAGTTATTATTTAAAGCGGCAGAATTAGAGAATTTATCACAACCTTCAAAATTTGCTCATTCTCAACTTACACCTATGTGTTTAGATGAAGTTTTACAGCAAAGTATTCCTCGTTGGCAACAAGCAGCAACTCGTCGTAATTTAACTTTAAATGTGGTATTACCTAAGCAATTACCTACTGTGGTTAGTAATCCTGCTATGCTAGACCGGGTACTCACTGGTTTAATTGAGAATTTTACCCGCAGTTTACCTCCTGGTAGTTGTATTCAGGTGCAAGTAATTCCTGCGGGTGATCAACTAAAATTGCAGTTATCACCTCAGTTTGATTGTCAAGATAAAAACTACAAAACAACGCCACCAATTCGGAAATCTTTAGGTCAATTATTAATGTTTCAGCCGGAAACTGGGGCAATTAGTTTAAATATGGCGGCAACTAAGCATTTATTTCAAGCAATTGGTGGAAAGTTGATTGTCCGTCAACGTCCTCAATATGGGGAGGTTTTGACAATTTTCTTACCTTTGGAAGTTACTCAACAAGTGTGA
- a CDS encoding BON domain-containing protein — protein MKKLIPFLVSGILVAGMVGCQEAPKTGSETTGTGTTTTPVVPAKPASDTTPMIDNSTTTPTATPTTTSTASPTPTSKSTTKSTTDLKTEISKKLKAGLPENKLEVVNKNGEITLTGTATSQKEITQAETLIKEVAGVKSVKVEAKVKAEKKP, from the coding sequence ATGAAAAAGCTCATTCCTTTTCTAGTTAGTGGCATTTTGGTAGCTGGTATGGTTGGTTGTCAAGAAGCACCAAAAACAGGTTCAGAAACTACTGGTACGGGTACGACTACAACCCCCGTTGTTCCAGCAAAACCTGCTTCTGATACTACGCCGATGATAGACAATTCTACTACAACTCCAACCGCAACTCCCACTACAACTTCCACCGCAAGCCCCACTCCAACTTCTAAATCTACAACTAAATCTACAACTGACTTAAAAACCGAAATTAGCAAAAAGCTGAAAGCAGGTTTACCTGAGAACAAGTTGGAAGTAGTTAACAAAAATGGTGAAATTACTCTCACAGGAACAGCAACTTCTCAGAAAGAAATCACACAGGCTGAAACTTTAATTAAGGAAGTAGCTGGTGTGAAAAGTGTCAAGGTAGAAGCTAAAGTGAAGGCTGAGAAAAAACCCTAG
- a CDS encoding cysteine hydrolase: protein MNLPTRKLGFAPNNWDVNQSFADITRPEKTPQAVILATETKTLRCDLSKAAIIVIDMQNDFCHPDGWLSHIGVDVTPARQPIAPLQQLLPQFRAAGVPVIWLNWANRPDLLNISAGLMHVYNPTGEGVGLGDSLPSNGSKVLIKGSWAAAVVEELEQLPEDIQVDKYRMSGFWDTHLDSILRNLGITTIFFTGVNADQCVLSTLCDANFLGYDCILVKDCTATTSPEYCWLATLYNVQQCFGFVTDLSAILTAINN from the coding sequence ATGAATCTACCCACTCGGAAACTAGGATTTGCACCCAATAACTGGGACGTAAATCAGTCATTTGCAGATATTACCCGTCCTGAAAAGACTCCACAAGCAGTTATTTTAGCCACAGAAACTAAAACTCTTCGTTGCGACTTATCCAAAGCTGCTATCATTGTTATTGATATGCAAAATGATTTTTGTCATCCTGACGGTTGGTTGTCACACATTGGTGTAGATGTCACTCCTGCTCGTCAACCGATTGCACCTTTGCAACAATTATTACCACAATTTCGGGCGGCTGGTGTACCTGTAATTTGGTTAAATTGGGCAAATCGTCCCGATTTACTCAATATTAGTGCTGGGTTAATGCACGTGTATAATCCCACAGGGGAAGGTGTCGGATTAGGTGATTCCTTGCCCAGTAACGGTTCTAAGGTACTTATAAAGGGCAGTTGGGCTGCTGCGGTGGTAGAAGAACTAGAACAGCTACCAGAGGACATCCAGGTTGATAAATATCGCATGAGTGGATTTTGGGATACACATTTAGATAGTATTTTACGGAATTTGGGTATAACTACAATATTTTTTACTGGTGTAAATGCTGATCAATGTGTTTTATCAACTTTGTGTGATGCTAATTTTTTAGGATATGATTGTATTTTAGTCAAAGATTGTACTGCAACAACTTCACCAGAATATTGTTGGTTAGCAACTTTATATAATGTGCAACAATGTTTCGGTTTTGTGACAGATTTGTCAGCAATTTTAACTGCAATTAATAATTAA
- a CDS encoding cupin domain-containing protein — protein MYDTCCVIPIIKSPKDYQAYRISPHDSNRLAIIFDSTNANTSLTCCLEIFDVGGQTPANRHQFAVEMFFILKGEGIAICDGKTVNIKAGDSLLVPPTGTHLIRNTGKDRLYALTIMVPNEDFSELIRRGVPVELDAEDMTVLERLDSLKFF, from the coding sequence ATGTACGATACTTGTTGTGTAATTCCCATTATCAAATCCCCCAAAGATTATCAAGCATATCGAATTAGTCCCCATGACTCTAACCGATTAGCAATTATCTTTGATTCCACAAATGCTAATACTTCCTTAACTTGTTGTCTAGAAATATTTGATGTTGGTGGACAAACACCAGCAAATCGCCATCAATTCGCTGTAGAAATGTTTTTTATTCTCAAAGGAGAAGGCATAGCAATTTGTGATGGTAAGACAGTAAATATCAAAGCTGGAGATAGTTTGTTAGTGCCACCGACAGGTACACATTTGATTAGAAATACTGGTAAAGATCGTCTTTACGCATTAACAATTATGGTTCCTAATGAGGATTTTTCGGAATTAATTCGTCGTGGTGTTCCTGTAGAATTAGATGCTGAAGATATGACTGTTTTAGAAAGATTAGATTCTTTAAAGTTTTTTTAG
- a CDS encoding SDR family oxidoreductase, producing the protein MTTLFITGSTGFLGTDLIKEFYKIFPEDKFYLLVRNIDNAKEIFKDLNQERITYVEGDITLPNLGIKSHIDIDQIWHLAASTSFQDSKYDQTKETNTLGTENIINFANKIPHLKNFFYMSTAYISGKTLEEVPENRFEPTEGFNNPYEETKNLSEKIVYESKLPITIIRPSIIMGDSKTYTAKKQTRMVYGYALTLMKVIISQFGSQEKFLKHLKYSETELELNIRLIGSPEITKNLIPINEVINACVDIKKSCCLGKTYNLVNPKNISVGEITEIIQKNFKVRGMYHDSTATKESLKASKSEKIAYRYTEIYHPYMQIQEPLWKQEEIQRIGTKISPMTKELFDKLMNQFIKEEILKEY; encoded by the coding sequence ATGACAACTCTATTTATTACAGGTTCAACAGGATTCTTAGGAACAGACTTAATTAAAGAATTTTATAAAATTTTTCCAGAAGATAAATTTTATTTGTTAGTAAGAAATATAGACAATGCTAAAGAAATTTTCAAAGACCTTAACCAAGAAAGAATTACTTATGTAGAAGGAGATATTACTCTGCCAAATTTAGGAATAAAAAGTCACATAGATATAGATCAAATTTGGCATTTGGCAGCTTCTACAAGTTTTCAAGACTCAAAATATGATCAAACAAAAGAAACAAACACACTAGGAACTGAAAATATAATTAATTTTGCCAACAAAATACCTCACTTAAAAAACTTTTTTTATATGAGTACTGCGTATATTTCCGGAAAAACCCTAGAAGAAGTTCCAGAAAATAGATTTGAACCTACAGAAGGATTCAACAACCCTTATGAAGAAACAAAAAATCTTTCTGAAAAAATAGTCTATGAATCTAAATTGCCTATAACTATTATTAGGCCAAGTATCATCATGGGAGATTCAAAAACTTATACAGCAAAAAAACAAACAAGAATGGTTTATGGATATGCTTTAACCTTAATGAAAGTTATAATATCTCAATTTGGTTCACAAGAAAAATTTTTAAAGCACTTGAAATATTCAGAGACAGAACTTGAATTAAATATAAGGCTTATTGGTTCTCCAGAAATAACTAAAAATTTAATCCCCATAAATGAAGTAATTAATGCCTGTGTAGATATAAAAAAAAGTTGTTGTCTGGGAAAAACTTACAATTTAGTAAATCCGAAAAATATTTCAGTTGGAGAAATCACAGAAATAATTCAAAAAAATTTCAAAGTAAGAGGAATGTATCATGATTCAACCGCCACAAAGGAATCATTAAAAGCATCAAAATCAGAAAAAATAGCATATAGATATACTGAAATATATCATCCTTATATGCAGATACAAGAACCACTTTGGAAACAAGAAGAAATCCAAAGAATCGGGACAAAAATTTCTCCAATGACAAAAGAACTCTTTGATAAATTAATGAATCAATTTATCAAAGAAGAAATATTAAAAGAATATTGA
- a CDS encoding sulfotransferase, whose protein sequence is MNKSVGFDLKPLPFWLKVPTVLAKELGIAFPRLTPENLIKAASRNASLPACLPANVEEALEVLCRSLTDDAQLHWFGKMNYWNMIVTGLSGLLEVEQAFVDDPSLINTKLINPLIVVGLPRSGTTFLHRLLSCPENAKGIELYRHLYPVAKQPDLRKLYAFAIFEPFTIASSVYNMDAIHYMRPNLPEECIFSLRLSIQSTLFWSIAPTYSYLSWLLDQDLRETYEFYRKVLILYQKQLPGKCLTLKCPDHVAWLPSLVEALPEAHIVQTHRDPLETLASDCKLTLSLHGLATDSLDWRKIVNHVYLKERTYAQRSVDFANSTQGQKVFHVDYRNLVKDPENVVHQIYENTGIPFSDHDLETVKQYVLSNKKHKHGRNSYSLEQFELSPQQVMDTFKDYTDRFINNP, encoded by the coding sequence ATGAATAAATCAGTTGGTTTTGACCTCAAACCGTTACCTTTTTGGTTAAAAGTTCCAACTGTTCTTGCAAAAGAACTTGGAATCGCTTTTCCCCGTTTAACTCCTGAAAATTTGATTAAAGCAGCATCTCGCAATGCCTCTTTACCAGCTTGTTTACCTGCAAATGTTGAAGAAGCTCTGGAAGTTCTGTGTCGCTCTTTGACTGATGATGCTCAATTGCATTGGTTTGGGAAAATGAATTATTGGAACATGATTGTCACTGGATTATCTGGACTTCTAGAGGTTGAACAGGCTTTTGTAGATGATCCTTCACTGATTAATACAAAACTAATTAATCCATTAATTGTTGTTGGTTTACCCCGAAGTGGAACAACCTTTTTGCATCGTCTTTTAAGTTGTCCAGAAAATGCAAAAGGCATTGAGTTATATAGACATTTGTATCCTGTAGCAAAACAGCCGGATCTTCGCAAATTATATGCTTTTGCCATATTTGAACCTTTTACCATTGCTAGTAGTGTATATAACATGGATGCAATTCATTATATGCGTCCTAATCTACCAGAGGAATGTATTTTTAGTCTGCGTTTGAGCATTCAGTCTACGCTTTTTTGGTCTATAGCCCCTACCTATAGTTATCTTTCTTGGTTACTAGATCAAGATTTACGAGAAACCTATGAATTTTATCGTAAAGTATTGATTCTTTATCAAAAACAGCTACCAGGGAAATGCTTAACTCTTAAGTGTCCTGATCATGTTGCTTGGCTACCATCTCTTGTAGAGGCACTTCCAGAAGCCCATATTGTCCAAACTCATCGAGATCCATTAGAAACTCTGGCCAGCGATTGCAAACTAACTTTATCATTACATGGCTTGGCTACAGATTCACTTGACTGGCGTAAAATAGTTAATCACGTTTATTTAAAAGAACGTACTTATGCACAAAGGTCTGTAGATTTTGCAAATTCAACCCAAGGACAAAAAGTTTTTCATGTAGACTATCGTAACCTGGTAAAAGATCCAGAAAATGTTGTTCATCAGATATATGAAAACACAGGTATTCCTTTCTCTGATCATGATTTAGAAACTGTAAAACAATACGTTTTAAGTAATAAAAAACATAAACACGGGCGTAATTCTTATAGTCTAGAACAGTTTGAGTTATCTCCTCAACAGGTCATGGATACATTTAAGGATTATACAGATAGATTTATCAATAATCCTTAA
- the cysC gene encoding adenylyl-sulfate kinase has product MKKYGFILWLTGLSGAGKTTLTQGLECELRKRGCLIEILDGDVVRTNLSHGLGYSKEDRNTNIRRIGFVANLLSRNGIGVIVAVISPYREVRDELRETTNNFIEVYVNAPLAVCEMRDVKGLYAKARSGEIKGLTGIDDPYEEPINPDIVCYSSQETIVESITKVTTFLEQENYI; this is encoded by the coding sequence ATGAAAAAATATGGTTTCATTTTATGGCTGACAGGACTGAGTGGTGCAGGTAAAACCACACTCACTCAAGGACTAGAATGCGAACTGAGGAAACGTGGTTGTCTGATTGAGATTCTAGATGGTGATGTTGTGAGAACAAATCTTTCCCACGGTTTAGGTTATAGCAAAGAAGACCGTAACACCAATATTCGTCGGATTGGTTTTGTCGCTAATCTACTTAGTCGAAATGGGATTGGGGTCATTGTTGCAGTAATTAGTCCCTATCGGGAAGTGAGAGATGAACTTCGGGAAACAACTAATAACTTTATAGAGGTTTATGTTAATGCACCTCTTGCAGTTTGTGAGATGCGTGATGTCAAGGGATTATATGCTAAGGCAAGATCAGGAGAAATCAAAGGTTTGACAGGTATTGATGACCCTTATGAAGAACCGATAAATCCTGATATTGTTTGCTATTCTTCGCAAGAAACTATTGTTGAAAGTATTACTAAAGTAACCACTTTTTTGGAGCAAGAGAATTATATTTGA
- a CDS encoding SDR family oxidoreductase: MNTSENLILVVGSTGGVGQLVVGKLLEKGLPVRILTRNAEKATKMFNDKVEIVIGDICQPSALTATMANITSIICCTGTTAFPSARWEFNQTPNIIELGISVFNPQFLEDKAKNTPTKVDTQGVINLISAAPKNLNRFVFVSSCGILRKHQFPFSILNLFGVLDAKEKGEQAIINSGISYTIIRPGRLTDGPYTSYDLNTLLKATSEGKLNVVFGTGDTLSGDTSRIDVAAACVESLSYQSSTNKVFEMVNQGDRPTIIDWQNLFSQL, encoded by the coding sequence ATGAATACTAGTGAAAATCTCATCTTGGTTGTCGGTTCTACCGGTGGAGTTGGACAACTTGTAGTTGGTAAACTATTAGAAAAAGGCTTACCAGTGCGGATTCTTACCAGGAATGCAGAAAAAGCCACAAAAATGTTTAACGACAAAGTAGAAATTGTTATTGGTGATATTTGTCAACCCAGCGCTCTCACAGCCACAATGGCAAATATCACCTCTATTATTTGTTGTACAGGAACTACCGCTTTTCCTTCTGCAAGATGGGAATTTAACCAAACTCCCAACATTATCGAATTAGGAATCAGTGTATTTAATCCCCAATTCCTAGAAGATAAAGCGAAAAATACCCCCACTAAAGTTGATACTCAAGGTGTAATTAATCTGATCTCAGCAGCACCAAAAAACTTAAACCGCTTCGTGTTTGTTTCTTCTTGCGGTATTCTTCGCAAACATCAATTTCCTTTTAGTATTCTCAATCTTTTTGGTGTGCTTGATGCTAAAGAAAAAGGCGAACAAGCTATTATTAATTCAGGAATATCTTATACTATCATTCGTCCAGGACGTTTAACTGATGGACCCTATACATCCTATGATCTCAATACCTTACTCAAAGCCACAAGTGAAGGTAAATTAAACGTCGTTTTCGGAACAGGAGACACACTTTCAGGGGATACCAGCCGGATTGATGTAGCCGCAGCTTGTGTAGAAAGTTTATCTTATCAAAGTTCCACTAATAAAGTTTTTGAAATGGTAAATCAAGGAGATAGACCAACTATTATTGATTGGCAAAATCTTTTTTCACAATTATAA
- the corA gene encoding magnesium/cobalt transporter CorA: MVKKIRRLPSLRKKSHGKKFYHEPGTAPGTIIVDENAEQPIIFLIDYNQTELIQKQISYPEECLNYLDTESVSWVDVQGLGNQDILHRLGQSFDLHPLVLEDIVNMVERPKIEDYEDQLVIIAHMVVPNNNTGSFYSEQVSLVLGKYYVLTVQEEPEHDCFDGVRTRIHKNKGIIRRQGSDYLAYSLLDAIIDGFFPVLELYGERIDELEEEVIINPSQQTLQKIYQIRRELLQLRRAIWPQRDAINSLIRDGSELISDDVRIYLRDCYDHAVQVMDIVETYRELVAGLMDVYLSAVSNKMNEIMKLLTVVSSIFIPLTFIAGVYGMNFNTEKSPHNMPELSWYWGYPLCLGAMALIAMSLLYFFWRRGWLTNAVNFQKDSHR; this comes from the coding sequence ATGGTTAAGAAAATTCGCCGTTTACCAAGTTTGAGAAAGAAGTCACACGGTAAGAAATTTTATCATGAACCAGGAACTGCACCAGGAACAATTATTGTTGATGAGAATGCGGAACAACCAATTATTTTTTTAATTGACTATAACCAAACTGAACTCATTCAAAAGCAAATCAGTTACCCGGAAGAATGTCTTAACTATTTGGATACAGAATCTGTTTCTTGGGTAGATGTTCAAGGTTTAGGAAATCAAGATATTTTACACCGTTTAGGTCAATCTTTTGATTTACATCCTCTGGTTTTAGAAGATATTGTCAACATGGTAGAACGGCCAAAAATTGAGGATTATGAAGATCAACTAGTGATTATTGCCCACATGGTTGTACCTAATAATAATACTGGCAGTTTTTACAGTGAGCAAGTAAGTTTAGTTTTAGGAAAATATTATGTATTGACAGTTCAAGAAGAACCGGAACATGATTGTTTTGATGGAGTTAGGACGAGAATTCATAAAAATAAAGGTATTATCCGCAGACAGGGAAGTGATTATTTAGCTTATTCTTTATTAGATGCAATTATTGATGGATTTTTCCCGGTTTTAGAACTTTATGGGGAACGGATTGATGAGTTAGAAGAGGAAGTAATTATTAATCCTAGTCAACAAACATTACAAAAAATATATCAAATTAGGCGGGAATTATTGCAACTACGTCGGGCAATTTGGCCACAAAGAGATGCAATTAATTCTTTGATTAGAGATGGGAGTGAATTAATTAGTGATGATGTGAGAATTTATCTACGAGACTGCTATGATCATGCAGTGCAAGTGATGGATATAGTGGAAACTTATCGAGAATTAGTTGCTGGGTTAATGGATGTGTATTTATCGGCAGTTAGCAATAAAATGAATGAGATTATGAAACTGCTAACGGTGGTTTCTTCTATTTTTATTCCTTTGACTTTCATTGCTGGAGTGTATGGGATGAATTTCAATACCGAAAAATCACCGCACAATATGCCCGAATTAAGTTGGTATTGGGGCTACCCCCTATGTTTAGGAGCAATGGCGTTAATTGCGATGAGTCTGCTATACTTTTTTTGGCGGCGGGGTTGGCTGACTAATGCTGTTAATTTCCAAAAAGATTCTCACCGCTAA
- a CDS encoding uroporphyrinogen decarboxylase, whose product MGVSSTAPLLLRAARGEQVDRPPVWMMRQAGRYMQAYRDLREKYPSFRDRSEIPEVAIEVSLQPWRAFQPDGVILFSDIVTPLPGMGIDMDIAEGKGPIIYSPIRTQAQIEKLRPLDPETALPFIKTILQALRSEVGNQSTVLGFVGAPWTLAAYAVEGKGSKTYSIIKNMAFSDPTILHQLLTKLADSIADYVRYQIDCGAQVVQMFDSWAGQLSPQDYDTFALPYQKMVFEKVKATHPDTPLILLVTGSAGLLERMATSGADIITIDWTVDMADARARLGKHVKVQGNLDPGVLFGSKEFIRDRVLDTVRKAGNWGHILNLGHGVLPETPEENVAFFFETAKNLNALV is encoded by the coding sequence ATGGGTGTTTCCTCAACGGCTCCTCTCCTGCTTCGGGCTGCTCGTGGTGAACAAGTAGATCGTCCCCCTGTATGGATGATGCGACAAGCGGGACGCTATATGCAAGCTTACCGAGATTTGCGGGAAAAATATCCTTCATTCCGCGATCGCTCGGAAATTCCCGAAGTAGCAATAGAAGTTTCCCTCCAACCCTGGAGAGCTTTCCAACCCGACGGAGTGATTTTATTTTCCGATATTGTCACCCCCTTACCAGGAATGGGGATTGACATGGATATTGCGGAAGGGAAGGGACCGATTATTTATTCGCCCATACGCACTCAAGCACAAATTGAAAAACTGCGTCCCCTAGATCCAGAAACAGCCCTACCGTTTATCAAGACTATCTTACAGGCATTGCGCTCTGAAGTAGGTAATCAATCAACGGTATTGGGCTTTGTGGGCGCACCTTGGACATTAGCAGCTTATGCGGTGGAAGGTAAAGGTTCTAAAACCTATTCCATCATCAAAAACATGGCCTTCTCAGATCCGACTATTCTGCATCAGCTATTAACTAAATTAGCTGATTCAATAGCTGATTATGTGCGTTATCAAATTGACTGCGGCGCTCAAGTGGTGCAAATGTTTGATTCTTGGGCGGGACAATTAAGTCCTCAAGATTATGATACCTTTGCTCTACCTTATCAGAAAATGGTGTTCGAGAAAGTCAAAGCAACTCATCCTGACACACCATTAATTTTGTTGGTGACAGGTAGCGCCGGACTTTTAGAAAGAATGGCTACCTCTGGTGCGGATATTATTACTATAGACTGGACAGTAGATATGGCAGATGCCAGAGCCAGATTAGGTAAGCACGTAAAAGTACAGGGTAATCTTGATCCGGGTGTGTTATTTGGTTCTAAGGAATTTATCCGCGATCGCGTTTTGGACACTGTTCGCAAAGCCGGTAACTGGGGACACATCCTCAATCTCGGCCATGGTGTACTTCCAGAAACACCAGAAGAAAATGTGGCCTTCTTCTTTGAAACTGCCAAAAACCTCAACGCTTTGGTATAA